One segment of Streptomyces sp. NBC_01463 DNA contains the following:
- a CDS encoding cyclase family protein encodes MSLPAEFHDLSKRVNNWGRWGADDEIGTLNLITDEVVREAAATVRSGLRVPLALPLQQDGVQSGLIPGRVNPLHTMVQINQELFGPGTVATSDDTAVLGLQAATHWDALTHASHSGKIYNGRPAATITAHGGAQFSGIDKAPHIVSRGVLLDVARTHGVDRLPGGHAVTPEDLDAAEELAGVRVRSGDIVLVRTGQVQVYLSGDKNAYGYPSPGLSIRTPEWFRARDVAAVANDTLTFEIFPPEIEDLWLGVHALDLVEMGMLQGQNWNLEALSTACAESERYAFLLSAMPEPFVGATGTPVAPVAIL; translated from the coding sequence ATGTCTTTGCCGGCCGAGTTCCACGACCTCTCCAAGCGCGTGAACAACTGGGGTCGCTGGGGTGCCGACGACGAGATCGGGACGCTCAACCTGATCACCGACGAGGTCGTACGGGAGGCCGCGGCCACCGTCCGCAGCGGTCTGCGCGTCCCGCTCGCGCTGCCGCTCCAGCAGGACGGCGTGCAGAGCGGCCTGATCCCGGGGCGGGTCAACCCGCTGCACACCATGGTCCAGATCAACCAGGAGCTCTTCGGCCCCGGCACCGTCGCCACCAGTGACGACACCGCGGTGCTGGGGCTCCAGGCCGCCACCCACTGGGACGCGCTGACCCACGCCTCGCACTCGGGGAAGATCTACAACGGCCGGCCCGCCGCCACCATCACCGCCCACGGCGGGGCGCAGTTCAGCGGCATCGACAAGGCGCCGCACATCGTCTCGCGCGGGGTCCTGCTCGACGTGGCCCGCACCCACGGTGTGGACCGGCTGCCGGGCGGTCACGCCGTCACCCCCGAGGACCTGGACGCGGCCGAGGAGCTGGCCGGGGTCAGGGTGCGGTCCGGGGACATCGTGCTCGTACGGACGGGGCAGGTGCAGGTGTATCTGAGCGGCGACAAGAACGCGTACGGCTATCCGTCACCGGGGCTGTCGATCCGGACGCCCGAGTGGTTCCGGGCCCGCGATGTGGCCGCGGTCGCCAATGACACGCTGACCTTCGAGATCTTCCCGCCGGAGATCGAGGACCTGTGGCTGGGGGTGCATGCGCTCGACCTGGTCGAGATGGGCATGCTGCAGGGCCAGAACTGGAACCTGGAGGCCTTGTCCACAGCCTGTGCGGAGTCGGAGCGCTACGCCTTCCTGCTCTCCGCCATGCCGGAGCCGTTCGTCGGCGCCACCGGCACACCGGTCGCCCCGGTCGCGATCCTCTGA
- a CDS encoding SDR family oxidoreductase: MGNFLAGKVVAVTGAGRGIGRAVALAAAAEGAKVVVNDYGVSIEGGEPASEIAESVVKEIEAAGGEAVAVADDISTMAGGQRVVDTALARFGRIDGVVCVAGILRERMLFNMSEAEWDPVVATHLKGTFTVFRAASAVMRKQEGAGTLIGFTSGNHQGSVAQANYSAAKGGIISLVRSAALGLHKYGVTANAVAPVARTRMSANVPMELKEIGEPEDVAALVVYLLSERARAEKITGQVYTIAGPKIAVWAQPRELRAGYAEGAAWTPERIADFLPGTVGTDPMPMLAQLEEMAAAAKSATRPNA; this comes from the coding sequence ATGGGGAACTTCTTGGCAGGCAAAGTGGTGGCCGTGACGGGTGCCGGGCGCGGCATCGGGCGGGCCGTCGCGCTCGCCGCGGCGGCCGAGGGGGCGAAGGTCGTGGTCAACGACTACGGCGTCTCCATCGAGGGCGGTGAGCCCGCCAGCGAGATAGCCGAGTCCGTCGTCAAGGAGATCGAGGCGGCGGGCGGCGAGGCGGTCGCGGTGGCGGACGACATCTCCACCATGGCCGGCGGGCAGCGGGTCGTGGACACCGCGCTCGCGCGGTTCGGCCGGATCGACGGCGTCGTGTGCGTGGCCGGCATCCTGCGCGAACGCATGCTGTTCAACATGTCCGAGGCCGAGTGGGACCCGGTGGTCGCCACGCACCTCAAGGGCACGTTCACCGTCTTCCGGGCGGCGTCGGCGGTCATGCGCAAGCAGGAGGGCGCCGGCACGCTGATCGGCTTCACCAGCGGAAACCACCAGGGCAGTGTGGCGCAGGCGAACTACAGCGCGGCCAAGGGCGGCATCATCTCGCTGGTCCGCAGCGCGGCGCTGGGCCTGCACAAGTACGGCGTCACGGCGAACGCGGTCGCGCCGGTGGCGCGTACCCGGATGTCCGCGAACGTCCCCATGGAGCTCAAGGAGATCGGTGAGCCGGAGGACGTCGCGGCCCTGGTCGTCTACCTGCTGAGCGAGCGGGCGCGCGCGGAGAAGATCACCGGCCAGGTGTACACGATCGCGGGCCCGAAGATCGCGGTCTGGGCCCAGCCGAGGGAGTTGCGCGCGGGGTACGCGGAGGGGGCGGCGTGGACTCCGGAACGCATCGCGGACTTCCTGCCCGGGACGGTCGGGACGGACCCGATGCCGATGCTGGCGCAGCTGGAGGAGATGGCGGCGGCGGCGAAGTCCGCGACACGTCCGAACGCGTAG
- a CDS encoding ATP-binding protein, whose translation MQVLQVQLEVGPDPAEVGRARRWARSRLVGSGIRDDEPLAETLILLISELVTNAVVHTGCPAVLRMLFGSTGAPGHAGTVRVEVADTSCRPPQQRHAEGEDTGGRGLELVDGLADRWGWQPEGAGKRIWCEVDRGIPLIQVQLQPATHGVGAQGVPEHDGVNREAGEREAGAAYETSHAGTHRG comes from the coding sequence GTGCAGGTGCTTCAGGTTCAGTTGGAGGTCGGGCCCGACCCCGCGGAGGTCGGACGGGCCCGCAGATGGGCGCGTTCGAGGCTCGTCGGATCCGGGATAAGAGACGACGAGCCACTGGCCGAGACGCTCATCCTGCTCATCTCGGAGCTCGTCACCAACGCGGTCGTGCACACCGGCTGTCCGGCCGTGCTGCGCATGCTGTTCGGTTCGACGGGAGCGCCGGGTCACGCCGGGACCGTCCGCGTCGAGGTGGCCGACACCAGCTGCCGGCCGCCGCAGCAGCGGCACGCGGAGGGCGAGGACACCGGCGGCCGGGGCCTGGAGCTGGTCGACGGCCTGGCCGACCGCTGGGGCTGGCAGCCCGAGGGCGCGGGCAAGCGCATCTGGTGCGAGGTCGACCGGGGCATCCCGCTGATCCAGGTGCAGCTGCAGCCCGCCACCCACGGCGTGGGCGCGCAGGGTGTGCCCGAGCACGACGGCGTGAACCGTGAGGCGGGCGAGCGCGAGGCGGGCGCCGCGTACGAGACGTCGCACGCCGGCACCCACCGCGGTTAG
- a CDS encoding acyl-CoA/acyl-ACP dehydrogenase, which yields MDFQLSEDQRALRAGIRELLAGRFGRDRMRAAHEGGGGVDRALWRELGKAGFFALRLPEAAGGVGLGLPESVLMFEEVGRALLPGPLAATQLAAGVVKGAAEGEAVVALAEPGRPVEHLDGADALLVLDGDRTRVLTGGVLRRVVDGARPVRSLDPGTPLWRVPGLAAYEGEALPDGARLRCEGALLAAAEQLGGAARSLEAAVQHAGERQQFGAPIGAFQAVKHLCAGMLVRAEPARSAVYAAAVTGDPVEAAGAKLLADRAAVDNARDCLQVHGGMGFTWEADVHLRLKRAWLRSGQWLTAAEAEEVLAADLGHSGAGGCRAHACDATDP from the coding sequence GTGGACTTCCAGCTGTCGGAGGACCAGAGGGCGCTGCGGGCGGGGATACGGGAGCTGCTCGCGGGCCGGTTCGGCAGGGACCGGATGCGGGCGGCGCACGAAGGCGGCGGGGGAGTGGACCGCGCCCTGTGGCGGGAGCTCGGCAAGGCCGGGTTCTTCGCGCTGCGGCTGCCGGAGGCGGCGGGCGGCGTCGGTCTCGGGCTTCCGGAGTCCGTACTGATGTTCGAGGAGGTGGGGCGGGCGCTGCTGCCCGGCCCGCTGGCCGCGACCCAGCTGGCCGCTGGTGTCGTGAAGGGTGCGGCCGAGGGGGAGGCCGTGGTGGCGCTGGCGGAGCCGGGGCGGCCCGTGGAGCACCTGGACGGGGCCGATGCGCTGCTGGTGCTGGACGGGGACCGGACGCGGGTGCTGACCGGCGGGGTGCTGCGGCGGGTGGTGGACGGGGCCCGGCCCGTGCGGTCGCTCGATCCGGGTACGCCGCTGTGGCGGGTGCCCGGCCTGGCGGCGTACGAGGGCGAGGCGCTGCCGGACGGGGCGCGGCTGCGGTGCGAGGGCGCCCTGCTGGCCGCGGCCGAACAGCTCGGCGGTGCCGCCCGCAGCCTGGAGGCGGCGGTCCAACACGCCGGGGAGCGGCAACAGTTCGGGGCGCCGATCGGGGCGTTCCAGGCGGTCAAGCATCTGTGTGCCGGAATGCTGGTGCGGGCCGAACCGGCCCGCAGCGCCGTCTACGCGGCGGCGGTGACCGGGGATCCGGTGGAGGCCGCCGGGGCCAAGCTGCTCGCCGACCGGGCCGCCGTGGACAACGCCCGCGACTGCCTCCAGGTGCACGGCGGTATGGGCTTCACCTGGGAGGCGGATGTCCATCTGCGTCTCAAGCGGGCCTGGCTGCGGTCCGGGCAGTGGCTGACGGCGGCGGAGGCGGAGGAGGTGCTGGCGGCCGATCTGGGCCACTCCGGGGCAGGTGGGTGCCGGGCGCACGCATGTGACGCGACGGACCCCTGA